tcgcgaaaattaccggatataccataacaaacattcagacatagtttaaatatacattaacTAGTTGTcttaataatacattttttaataatcaaaatatttcggAAGGATAATGCCGTCAAATGGGGTGTTCTGCAATATGCTACTGTGCTTTTTCAGACAAACGCAAAAGTATCGTAATTACCTTAAGGACGACGGACCCAATTCACTTCTACaaatatgattttcataaaatttttatatcagaGTTACTAAAGATGtatcaaaatcaataataaaaaaaacaaacatagaAATCGAGggaccatttaaaaaaatctttgtaataattttctttttcaattgaaCGTAATGGTGAAAAGCGTTCTTGTGAGagaaatgataaattaaaaaaaattctgcaattgATTTTCTATCCAAATTAAAGTATGATACTTATATGATGATGTTGAATTAATCAAATATCATTTAGAAAATGATCATGTCATCGACAATTTTTCATGAGAAGTACTGCGCAAACTCTATGAAAAGGTTTATGTCTGTAGGGGAGATGAATTTCCCGGGGAAAAAATCAACATAGTCCGTAGACAATGACGTAGCTGGTTATGcgattttttcatgaaaattaaggtcagacgacacgttcctcgagaatctttttgtatctcctcgtgataaagagttccaaaaaaaaatattaattttataattactttaaaaatgatcaaaatttacttggatttggttatatgtctagattgtcgagtggttagaaccttggccgctcactgccagaagcgtataggttctagaggtcgtgattTCAAAGCCCCGCCTCGGCCGAGATATACTTCTGATATAGTaaatttcgctgtgctgtagatgtatttatttttatatcagcaattcaagtgtattttcaaaattatataggaaattgcatactctagtattttgcaggagtgcctggtaaggtaccctaattttttgcaagaaagcttgtcaaagtagtagtaaaccattaacaaattcctggaaaaagttatctaaaattgaggaacgtgtcgtctgaccttaaatgaGACGAAAATAACATATAtacgtcaatattctaatatttaattGAACAGTTGCtgaaaattacataaatacatgtgtataagtaataaggaatatttttattaaatattatgaggtgataattttggtcggggtgtgatcaaatcaattttagtcgaataacacatcgtcataaatggctgacctctgatcgaaacgacattttgttttattgaaaggattttatcgacggcAACATATAACTTAGCGCATAGCCAAGTGGATAAAGTAtcgggcttgtgatccgtacatacCGAGTTTGAATaccgcaggggcttttgttgttacttactgaatagatattttttttatatattcattttttatccccaatttGCAAAAtgttcgcttatttgacatatgtatagtttatttatcattatatctttcataatcaaataatttacagttaatttaagtgactttttccaggtgtgttattccaccttattagatttgaccacgccccaaCTGAAATTATGACCTCATAATACCCTATGAATGATTCAAACAACACAGGGAGCGGTGATCGAAAAAAAAGtaacattatttattataaaaagtcACAATATAATGACAGGCAATCAATAGAGAGTATAAAGTGCTCAGTAATTGTGTATAATGTCAAATCTCAGCATACAGAAGTTTAgaatacaaacaaaaataacGTATTGCAAAATAcggtaaaagtggttattttcGCGTGAGGGAACTTTACACTGGTTACGCGGTAAACTTAATTTGAACTGCGTAAAATATCCCCGTGCATATGGTAAAAAGCCCAAAACTTATAAGTGTGGTCAATCACGCATCCGCGTATTTAATGCCCACGCGTATTGTTTGACCATTGAAAACGCTTACTTAATTAACCagtgtaaataaccacttttacagcatACAAGGTTCAACACGTCTTGGTTCTTGTCAGTGCGCGGGTTCCATATGTCTTATCTATCTATATGTAACATGTAATTTgtctttataaatatattgaaaccTAAGACTATGATACCGTCTCTTGTTCTTGTTTTTCTAGTAGTCTTCTCATCGGCTCTTCCGGAGACCGAGAGTAAGCATACGTTTTtctttagttgtttttttttgggcaTACATGATATCCGTTGAGGATCTACCAATGTAAAATTTGTTTAGGATTTTTTCTGCACTAATTATTGACAATGATTAATTTTCGATATATGGTCATTCACTCTATGATTATcgtcgtacatgtatattattttttaccaGGTTGTCACGTGGGCTGGATACAGTTTcaagaaaaatgttattttttcagCCACACAACGGCCACTTGGTTCGATGCAGGAGTAAGTACTAggaggggcatggtcacgattttgctctaattctatttttcaatgctttaggaaagcatttttaatggttaaatgaaatttaagagtcaGTTGCAGAGttatttataagcaagatacagggctctcAGTATTCTttaacatgtaaacaaggctcgtacTCTGTTTTTGCTTAcaaaggttcaatataccagtaaaaaatcgttttcaagctgatttgtctatcttcttattcatttaaagcataaataaacaatatctaacgtttaaaaaacattcattttaagtttaaaactggaattttcacttcaacatttcaaatgtaaacaaaagctttaaaAAACTCAACAACTGACAATCAAATCTTGATTGcctatttaaaaaatgctttactgaggcattgtgaacattaaaatcggaaaaataaattttgaccaaaatcatgaccatgcccctttaagatttttttacGCAACAGCGTGAGACGATTACGTCTTAAAATCCTCCAAACAAAAAGTTTCTCAAACAAACCTTAATTAGAATTTTTTGGGACGAAAGTATGGTATTCTAgcatgattttttcaaaaacaatttaaaatatgaatagagaagattttttgggagaaaatcaaaactttcaaaatatttgtgcGATACAAGTATAAAACAAAAGTACCAGTAAATGCTGACTCGAATTCTGGATCTGCAGGTCAGTCATCTGAGGTAAGATGTTCTGCGCTTCTCTTAGATTATGATCTAATCTCTGTTAATTGTGATGAACCgtcaaaaaataaaagtcatGTGGTGTGAAGGACCGTTGTTTGAAAACCGAAGTGACATGTAACAATACACATTATTGGAGCAACATGCAGAACAAAATCTATAACAAATTCCATataaatatgtagatatatcGTGAAtcttatgatttttatctagtaaaaaattgttttttgttcaaatgataaaaaaagtaTTCTTTATTTGCGCTGATAGTGTGAAGTTATTACTTTTTGATTTCCTTCCCGTTCAAATACGTCAAGTGCAGATTTAACATGCTAAAGTTAATAgtgatttataaacaatatgAGTAAAATATTACAAGTATTGTAAAGAcgaaaaaatacaaatcagaGTTTGTTTCTTAAGTCAAATGTATACGATACTGTTTGAAAAATAAGTTACAATTTCCTTTTATTCCATTATAATagtcatagaaaaaaaaatatacgatGGAAGTTTTCTTGAGTTTGCTTTTTGCAGAGCGCGTGTTCACAGTTCCACTCAAAGCTGGCTGAACCACGATCTGACGCTGAAATATCTTTCTTAAGAAGCCATAGCCAGTCCCAAAGTAAAAGAGctttcaaattgattttgtgtTGAACAACAGTTCAAAGTAGTTTATATCCAGTTTATGTTTTTAGTCATaaatttgaatgtattttatgTATTCATAAACGTTATTAAAGCACAAAAAATCCAGAGCAAATAATTATGGAATGATTTATACTTGTATGTACggattttatttatcttttttttttctatttaaagatGACTTGATTTAGGTGACAAATCAGACTCAtattattgctttttaaaaaatattttattgaaactcttATGTAGAATGGAGTTTGGGTAGTAATAGTATAAACTTTCTCTAcagaattttcatattttgcgAAAAAAGTGGGAGGCACAGTTTgttaaaatctatatttttacatataataaaaaaaaaacctagccCCTGGTGCATTAAGCTGAAACATGTTTTGAAGGGAGCGATTTCTTTAAACTTCATTGTATTATTTTTGCTGGTCATTTAAATAGATAAGAATATGTGGATCGGGGTGTCGGACATTATAGAAGAGGATCGCTGGGTGTATTCCTCCACACAAGAGGTAGTTCCACACAATGATTTCAATCCTGGGGAGCCAGGCGGTCACCTAAGTCAGAACTGTGTCGCCCTTTGGAAGGATCACCACGGAAAATGGGCGGATCATGGTTGTTCTGAAAAGGAATATTACATCTGTGAAGAAGTTATGACGTAAGTAAAGATCAAGCAAATCTTTGTATTGTGTAGAATTGTGCTATTAACTTTGATTCTCTTGTAGGTCTGATCCAGTCAATGTCATTGgttgaaaatcaaaatgcagAATATTACCAACGTACCGGAAGAAATCGGTTGCGGCCAAGTATATCAGTATAATTAGAATGTAAATCGATGAACACAATTATGGTATTTGTGTAATTCACTGTTATTGGATTGGAATATGAATAAAGTTCAGTATAATAAGtatttgcaataaatattcCATACAATGCATAGAATATGCCTACTGGCGTACatgcttattacatgtacagctGTATCTTTAATCATTTACTGGGAATTGAGTCCCATGTACGACCAAAACAGAAGGACAACAATAACATAGTTTAATAGATAAGTGACAAACAAAACTGTAAAAGGACTTTTAAGTGACATTATCATTAAAGCTGacttgaattcataaaagcatttggtcgcaaTATTAGTTTAGATCGCTCTTCTACTGCCACTGaggtatactagtatatatataccggttgagaaagttacggttgGTTagtttccgatcgaggcattcaggttgcacggacttctaaatgcatgaactgcACATTGTAgtgaaatgtttttaataaagaataaaggaaacaacaatcaataaaacacaaaatatgatCATCCTTCGAAAGAATTTCCAAGGTATCCGATTTATTTTGCACCGATAGTCTTACTTTGAATGCATGTACAACGAACATGTGTGTCGTTCAAACATAGTACATAACGTCtgcaccttttaaaaaaaaacccgactgCACTACATCCAACATAGTAGCTGAAGTATCAAAGTAACATCGTTTCCATTGGTTTCTGCAAAAACACCCCTTTTCCAAAATCCATGCGATCACTGACATTGCTCTTAGCATTTCGGGCTCATTTCAGGGgcttatatctcacttgagttTTAACACCTAATTAATtgtttccaagttcttgtgATCAAACTCAAGTGCGATATAAGCCCCTGAAATGAGCCCGAACCCCTGGGaaccacttggtggtacccctacagcccaaatttgagaccgcgAAATAATATTCCCATACACTACCCTGATatccgtttgatgcacactAAAGAGATACGGAAAATAATGGATCACTTTTTATAACTATATCACTGTGAAGTgctaaaaaagataaaagataTCCAAATATTAGGAATTTACTATATCTTACGGTATGTAACGGGATaagagaaataatgacggaccagaccaggattcgaacccgggcccACTGAATCTCTAGTcgggtgctctaccaactgatcTTTCTagcgccggtattcgaaccggtctgaccgtcacattcctcccccacTAAATGATCTTCGCCCTCGAAGATCACAccaggctcttcccctggcaggagttcacctgtcagttccaggggttggccACGGCacgggagaaataatgacggaccagacaggattcgaacccgggcccctGAATCtttagtcaggtgctctaccaactgagctatctggcataTTCGGTATTCGAACTGGACAGACCGTCACAGCTTATTTGGTGGAGGGATAGGACAAATCATCCAGTCATTCTGTAATTGAGTTTCATTcctatttttatcaaactacTTAATATATCAGTGATTTTCGGGCATGACTAATTTCATAGCAATGAACTTACGAATAAGTTCTTTCTTAAGATATAACTTAGACCTAAGTATGCTTTGTTAAATGGGCCCCTGTACTAAGGCATcattcatttactagatcttgaacTTAAATGAACTGATATTGTAAGTAGGTGACATTGGTCTTATCTATCTGGATTTCTTAAAACAAGTGACTATGAGATCGCCTCTTGCTCTTCTATTCTTCCTTTCATTTGCTATCCTGGAGACTGAGGGTAAGGTTTTCGTATTATATATATCCATTAATTAACATTCTACGAATAcattttttggggggaaataCTTTGACAATTCGTTgacaataaataattttcaataattatacACTGAATAATAGtcgttatatattatttttgacCAGGTTGTCACGTGGGCTGGATACAGTTTCAGgacaaatgttattttttcagCCACACCACGGCCACTTGGTTCGATGCAGGAGTAAGTACTGCAAgtttcatgtatatttttgttttgctttgcttgtttgttttttaaggttTATATTCGGTTGATGTTTGCATTAAGGAGTCTCCACACCTTTGCGAAAATTTTTCTCATACAATCAATTAAATCTGAGTGTTGTTGCTTGTTGAATATCCATTATATATTAAAACGTCCTATTATTCGAATACAATTACtcaaagaaatacatttttatcgAATTTTCTATTTTCAGAGCACGTGTTTACTGTTCCACGCAAAGCTGGCTGAACCACGATCTTACGATGAAATAAATTTCTTACGAAGCCATAGCCAGTCTTTAAGTAACATGACCCTTATTTTGTGTTAAAGAACAGTTCAAAGATTTCATATCCAATGCGTAATGAAGAAAGAAAACGCTCGTAAAAAGCATTGAAAAATTAcggtaaatatacatgtatgcgatTAGAGCCCCGCTCTGTGGGCGCCATGTAGTGGCCGTTCTTTACTTCAGTCCTTCTCtctgtccgtctatctgtctgtccgtctgacATTACTTGTCCGGACAATACTTTCTCTCCCTTTAGCAAAATCTGGTTCATACTTTACCCAGAGAGTCTCTTTGAGTAAAGGATGTGCTTGGTAGTTCTTCCACAAAAAGCGTTTGCAATACACTGCAGTTTACAGTGAATCATGTTTTAGGTCAAATGTCAAATTCATTTCAGAACTCTTTGAACAAATCTTGTCCTGACTTTATCTTATTTACCCTTCTTCCGATCTTACCATGTTTCACATAAATTATATTTGTGTAACGTGTGTCCAGCCGAGTGGTTGCTATTATGTATGTGGACACGTACCCGGTTACACCCGTGATTCTGCAGAACACGTTATTATAAACTGTCCTGTTAGCTTTCAGTCTAGTAACACActgaatcaatatatttacgctgattattttaataaatttacttaATCAAGATATTTACGACGATTGGTACttaaatcaaatgttaatttCACAGGGATTTACCTAAGCCCAAATCAAATCAACCACAAGTCTCCCcttgtttatttaaaaccaATGTCCCTGACCACTTGCCCGGGCTATCAAACTACCCCCTGACCCATGCCCTCAGACATTTGGCCTTACCAAGGGTTCTGGCTACTGACCCGAGGTCTCTAACCAGTTGATTTCCCCAGCTCCCTTTCACACTGGTGTTCAGGCTTAGTCAGCCTTTATTGCCAAGTGTCAAAGCTACGGTGGTTGGTCAACTGGCACAACCTATACTATATGGCATTCTTCAGCCCTACGTAGCCTTTAATCTAATAATGCCTATTCAGCCCTACTATATAGCCTTCACTTACTCTACGCTCCTAAAGATGTTCCCAGTCTGGCTGCAGTGATCTGTCGACTACCGCTGTTTATATAGCTTCGGCACATTCCATCTTTACCTCAAAGGGGGAACAGGCTATTACCATGGAAATACCCTGTACTACCCTATTTTCTGTTATTGGTATGACCTGATTCGTCACATCACCCACCCATTAAAGTCATACGCCCCGTATGAAAACAACTACTTTTTCCCATTTTACTAAGCTGCAAACAAATAAGGACCTAAGAATATCTTTCTATAAATCCAGTTCTTACATATTCATTAGgacatttaaaatgtacaattattcacaaaagtttttttttctcgatcTTCTTGATCTGTCTTCCATCTTCTATCCATTTGGTGATGATCTTGACACTTTCAGTAAAGTACAGTAGATCATTTTGGCGCTCTTTGTCTTCAAAGGAAGGTCTGTCCGCGGCTGGCTCACAAGGCAGAGAGACAAAGCTAGTCGCAGCTTTCACTGGAGCACTTACCGACAACGGCCTAGTTGGCTTGCGGTAGATTCTACCTTCTTCGAGCAGCAACTCTTTTGAAATCATGGATTTCTTCTTGCTCCTCGCTTCAGCCGATCGCGAGTCATCATTATCACCATCACTTATATCCTCTTGTAGTAGGCTTTGGAGGTCCCCGGGGTCCTGTCTGACCCAAGAATCTGCATCTGACTCATTGCCGTCACACTCAGATTCAGCCCATCTGCCTCGCCACTGTTTTCTTCACCAATGTCATGTTGCCTCTTGAGGTGCCTTCTCAGATTCTTGGGAGTGGTGGAACTAAAATCTCAATAGTTACAAAATTAGAGATTCTGGCTACAATTACCGATGTGTTTTGCTAATTCGTCATCTCTATTGAACCGGTAAGGACAGAATGGACATTTCCTGTCTTTTTTCAACATAATCTTCGTCTTTGGCATTGCAACCTAAAAAAACAATGCAGATGTAAAACTATCTTTCTAATAACAACAGCTATCAACAATACAGATTTCTAAATGTTTAGCTAATTCTATTTCTAAACTAAATTAATCTCTAATAAAATCTGACATCCACGTAGGAGGACGTCTTTCCCTTTTCGAAGGACCAAGCGAACGCTCATCATTTTGACACTGTTGTCCTAAAGTCGACTCTGACAATTGGTCGCCAATCTGATTATTCTCACTATCAAAATCATCTACAACATCAGGTTCTTTCAGTTCCACGATGTCTTCCGGACTTTCGTGCTCAACTTACTCATCCAGCTGACTGGACTCTTCCCTTAATAATTGGGGATGTTTAAGTGTGATCCGATCTACGTGGACAATTGTTCTTTACCCCTTTGTCCACAATCTAACCTATTATTAAGTTCTGAGCACTTGCCCAAAATCTTGTAAGGTCCCCGCCAGAAAGATGTCAATTTTGCAGATCTACCAACTGGAAAGTATACAAAAACTATATCACCAGGGGAAACCTTTCCAAAACTAAGCTTCCGATCATGATATGTCTTTTGTCGACTCATCGATTGCTTTGTATTCTTTCTTACTATGCTGTGGGCTTCTTCTATGCGTTCCTGTAACTTCCAAACCCATTGGTTTCTAGGTGTTATTTTCAAATCTCCTGACAATTTGTACATGAGATCTAAGGGTGTAGTTGTCTCTCTGCCTAGCATTAAAAAGTTCGGGGTATAACCAGTGGTCTTATGAACAGCTGACCGATAGGCCTGCATAACATATGGAAGAGATTCATCCCAATTTGTCTGATGGTCGTTCACACAAGCACTAAGCATGGTGGCTAAGGTTTTATTAAACCGCTCTACCATTCCATCACTTTGAGGGTGGTAAGGTGACGTCCTTGTTTTCTCGATATGCAGTAAGGCACAACGTTCTTGGAACAAATTGCTTTCATATTGCCTACCCTGATCGGAATGAAGTATCCTAGGCACTCCAAGTTTCGCAGAGACTTCTTCAACCAATATTTTTGCAACAGTTTGAGCTTCCATGTTGGGCATGGCAAAGCTCTCTGTCCATTTGGTAAAATAGTCAAATGCCACCAATATATATCGGTTACCCCTCTTTGTCTTTGGCAATTCCCGTAAAATATCGGTAGCTACTCTTTCCATGGGGATTCCAGATTCAAAAACAACTTTCATCAGAGCTCTCTTGGTAACGTTTGGACCTTTTCTTTTCGAACACTTCTCACAGCCTGCAACGTATGTTCTAACATCTTTTCTGCATCCAGGCCAATAGTATTTGCTTCGTACCTTTTCCAGTGTCTTTTTATGACCAGAACCTTTAAAATCATGGTAAAAGTAAAGTACCTTTCGTCGTTCCTTGGCTGGTATTACAGCTTGTTTGATGGGTCTTGCATCCCgagtatcatttttttctttttgcttcaCAATGTTGGTTTTCACAAGTTCATTGTTACTCTTTGCAAACAAAGATCCGTATCGCAACAGAAAAGCTTTCACTTCCTTGGCTTGTTTCTTTGAAAGATGTTTTACAGAGTCTTGATATAACTGCTCAATGTCATGCCGCTCTGCTAAATTACACGAGTCGCTTAAGCTCACCGCGTCTGTTTCTTGAAATTGACCGATTTCAGCATTCTTATAACCAACCTTTGGCTCTGGGTCTACATTCAACAACCTAACAGGTACAATGTTTTCAAGAGGTCTGACAAATGTTCTGGCTGTCAGTGGCCTATTTGTGTCTTCCTTAACTTTAGAGTCTACAATACCTTCGGATTGCAATTCTCTATCATCCAAGGTACACACTTTCCCGGGTACAATTAAGGGGGTTTCGAGGGGGTTTTCTGACCGTTTCTTTGGCCACTACCCTAAAGCATCCAAATTTACCTTCGTAAAGCACTGAAATCCGTTCATCCTGAAATGACATTACTGTGGCTTCATCAattttcgttgaataccaattttcgtggatttcgtttttaagttgatccatgaaattaaatgttcattgaaatgcaatttctattaacattttgtattgatagggtcattgtccatgaatttacatatccttgaaactgtgattttcactttatccacaaaaattgatacccttgaatattaatgaactcACAGTACACCATTTTCGTATCTATGATCATATCAAAATACTTGATCATATCCAATCCCAGTATACCCTCAACCTGAAGATCGGCTACCAAAGCTAACGTCTTTACAATATGGTTCTCTATTTCCACCTCAATTTTGACTTTCCCTTCCAATGTCAATTCTTTGCCATCTGCAGTAAATACTTGCATGCCAGGTTCCTGAATCTGTACTTCACAATG
This genomic window from Magallana gigas chromosome 5, xbMagGiga1.1, whole genome shotgun sequence contains:
- the LOC105333309 gene encoding low affinity immunoglobulin epsilon Fc receptor is translated as MIPSLVLVFLVVFSSALPETESCHVGWIQFQEKCYFFSHTTATWFDAGSACSQFHSKLAEPRSDAEISFLRSHSQSQNKNMWIGVSDIIEEDRWVYSSTQEVVPHNDFNPGEPGGHLSQNCVALWKDHHGKWADHGCSEKEYYICEEVMTSDPVNVIG